Proteins encoded in a region of the Streptococcus sanguinis genome:
- a CDS encoding YrhA family protein — protein MWLELLEKIERIESGYGEKLNSPIDLDKIKSLSKNEINEVKIFMEQEYSRFLTKVNGLDFNGSVLYGLKTDDSCSAEVYDFFEYNKIWHEVEENKRFVFIGENNISWFVYNPSNYEYLELDMPSAEVVEKFNSLDDLLESFLSDAME, from the coding sequence ATGTGGCTTGAACTTTTAGAAAAAATAGAAAGAATTGAATCTGGTTATGGGGAAAAGTTAAATTCTCCAATTGATTTAGATAAAATTAAATCTCTTAGCAAAAATGAAATAAACGAAGTTAAAATATTTATGGAACAAGAATATTCACGATTTTTAACAAAAGTAAATGGTCTTGATTTTAATGGGAGTGTACTTTATGGTTTAAAAACAGATGATAGTTGTTCTGCTGAGGTTTATGATTTCTTTGAGTATAATAAAATTTGGCATGAAGTTGAAGAAAATAAACGGTTTGTTTTTATCGGAGAGAACAATATTAGTTGGTTTGTATATAATCCTAGTAACTATGAATATTTAGAATTAGATATGCCATCTGCGGAGGTAGTAGAGAAATTTAATTCTTTGGATGATTTACTTGAAAGTTTTCTTTCAGATGCTATGGAATAG
- the crcB gene encoding fluoride efflux transporter CrcB, protein MMWAVLICCGAGALVRYVFSKVNSIYSLPVGTLLANLLGAFLIGYFYNHIEDKQLYVILATGFCGGLTTFSTLNAELAELFSERKKFLLYLALTYILGFLAILLGIFI, encoded by the coding sequence ATGATGTGGGCGGTTTTAATCTGCTGCGGCGCTGGTGCTCTCGTGCGTTATGTTTTCTCCAAGGTCAATAGTATATACTCTCTGCCAGTTGGGACTTTATTGGCAAACTTGCTAGGTGCTTTTCTAATCGGTTACTTTTATAATCATATAGAAGACAAGCAGCTTTATGTGATTTTGGCAACAGGCTTCTGTGGCGGTTTGACGACCTTTTCGACCTTGAATGCTGAGCTGGCAGAGCTCTTTTCGGAGCGAAAGAAATTCCTTCTCTATTTGGCTTTGACCTATATCCTCGGTTTTTTAGCGATTCTTTTGGGAATTTTCATTTAA
- a CDS encoding immunity 22 family protein: MGKLWTRWWNSLIARGTTVSWKIERIIMETENTVSIWIGNFDTKLELDEFITLKYDDEGEVIPSMFYNQYNIDIDDIDDYLIEKEVFETSFTNLFDMLKGASYDNIIVKKLKQKGIKANIAPNNTLILIYNYQFDSNVSRTINTEFVTTVRYK; this comes from the coding sequence TTGGGCAAATTATGGACTAGATGGTGGAATAGCCTCATTGCCAGAGGGACTACGGTTTCTTGGAAAATAGAAAGGATAATCATGGAAACAGAAAATACAGTGTCAATTTGGATTGGCAACTTTGATACTAAGTTAGAATTAGATGAGTTTATAACTTTGAAATATGATGATGAAGGAGAGGTGATTCCTTCAATGTTTTACAATCAATATAACATTGATATTGATGATATTGATGATTATCTAATTGAAAAAGAAGTTTTTGAAACCAGCTTTACAAATTTGTTTGATATGCTAAAGGGCGCATCCTATGACAACATTATTGTAAAAAAATTAAAGCAAAAAGGCATAAAGGCCAATATTGCACCCAATAATACGTTGATTTTGATATATAATTATCAGTTTGACAGCAATGTTTCACGAACAATTAACACAGAATTTGTAACGACTGTACGGTACAAATAA
- a CDS encoding DHH family phosphoesterase, with amino-acid sequence MTLYHDILSKIKEYDTIIIHRHMRPDPDALGSQVGLQKLLQYHFPEKTIKATGYDEPNLMWLAQMDQVTDEEYQESLVIVCDTANTARIDDQRYTTGDFLIKIDHHPDDEVYGDISLVDTSSSSASEMISLFAFENNLVLSKEVAELLYAGIIGDTGRFLYPSTSARTFEVAAKLRKYDFDLSTLSRKMDSISRQVAKLQGYVYEQLVIDENGTARVILPQEVLQAYHLTDADTAAIVGAPGRIEGVGLWAIFVEQPEGHYRVRMRSKVIPINGIAKNHHGGGHPLASGANAFSKEEIEQIYTEMKELAKK; translated from the coding sequence ATGACTCTTTATCATGATATTTTAAGTAAGATCAAAGAATACGATACTATTATTATCCATCGCCATATGCGGCCAGATCCTGATGCTCTTGGCAGTCAGGTCGGACTGCAAAAGCTACTTCAATACCATTTCCCAGAAAAAACAATCAAAGCGACAGGCTACGATGAGCCCAATCTCATGTGGTTGGCGCAAATGGACCAAGTTACAGACGAAGAATACCAAGAGTCCTTAGTTATCGTCTGTGACACTGCTAATACAGCCCGCATTGACGACCAACGCTACACGACAGGTGATTTCCTCATCAAAATCGATCATCATCCTGATGATGAGGTTTACGGAGATATTTCTCTAGTTGATACAAGTTCCAGCAGTGCCAGTGAGATGATTTCTCTCTTTGCCTTTGAAAATAACTTAGTTTTGAGCAAAGAAGTTGCAGAACTCCTCTATGCTGGTATCATCGGTGACACCGGCCGCTTCCTTTATCCTTCTACTAGCGCTCGCACATTCGAAGTAGCTGCCAAATTACGCAAGTACGATTTCGACTTATCAACCTTGTCTCGCAAAATGGACTCTATCAGCCGCCAAGTAGCTAAACTGCAGGGCTATGTCTACGAGCAGTTGGTAATAGATGAAAATGGTACTGCGCGGGTCATTCTGCCTCAGGAAGTTTTACAAGCCTATCATCTGACCGATGCTGACACAGCAGCCATCGTCGGGGCGCCTGGCCGTATCGAAGGAGTCGGTCTGTGGGCTATCTTTGTTGAGCAGCCTGAAGGTCACTACCGTGTCCGCATGCGCAGCAAGGTTATTCCTATCAACGGTATTGCCAAAAATCATCACGGCGGTGGACACCCCTTAGCCAGCGGAGCCAATGCATTTTCTAAAGAAGAAATAGAGCAAATCTACACCGAGATGAAAGAATTGGCAAAAAAGTAA
- the crcB gene encoding fluoride efflux transporter CrcB, producing the protein MKEVQNSIAVALSAMAGGWLRYQVALISVFDDSFPLGTLLVNYLGTFLLVYIIKGYLSSKVKSQRLLLALSTGFCGGLTTFSGLLLDSIKLTDSGSYMELLIYLVLSVGGGLAIALWAGKQVKS; encoded by the coding sequence ATGAAAGAAGTACAGAATTCGATAGCTGTGGCTTTATCTGCTATGGCAGGCGGTTGGCTACGTTACCAAGTAGCGCTCATATCAGTTTTTGATGATTCATTTCCGCTAGGTACCTTACTGGTCAATTATTTGGGAACTTTTTTGCTGGTCTATATCATCAAGGGCTATCTTAGCAGTAAAGTTAAGTCCCAGCGTCTGCTTTTAGCGCTTTCGACTGGTTTTTGCGGAGGTTTGACGACTTTTTCTGGTCTTCTGCTAGACAGTATCAAACTAACAGATTCAGGGAGCTATATGGAGCTTCTTATCTATCTAGTCTTAAGTGTAGGTGGTGGCCTTGCAATCGCCCTATGGGCTGGAAAGCAGGTGAAGTCATGA
- a CDS encoding LXG domain-containing protein, whose protein sequence is MSDGFYVDVEELYNVFEGLQSQSEKIIASLETAKSSYNSVITSNSMYGDVGQAIAGEINSSHNMLLIQLKDLLYSLQSDFSKEVESFQSATGEKSSTAIISHSYLKSTSEYFDTLKGEIDQIRKTINSATDSVSDLVSVTSDAKNYEYFGGNLSNAKDVVTNTIEKVSAWDSQGTALTTETSLQNLQELLGQLHQTDGLDYSDPIISQVVNNLSPMADKVKEIDDQIDESVQKAKLEAQKAKELEEKERDRIEKDWRLHHPIQATLRDWRKGLSDGLDSMTNWMKDDPNWKWLKGFGDAAFGAVGDAVFGVAEFGVDLVQYSTEGVILGYNSLTGNETPQWMKDDLQGGIETFGHVFLNTLGNVFGLVTMIPEVNNLINDLDDSTRDGSIMGAILHDVRHAKDLKQQPIRDKINLVGKFSGYESGHAAGEIVSEIVSWIGPAKLAKMAGGSKLVSRLAQAPKIQKGMSYFRKARTALSNSHLGKLARESYGATKDFFTSRLGNLWDDFSRKKFAFAGLDKFRYGDDIGKHTARLYQSTSEGAEYQRIRRGLYSEAAEHGDDVAKGLEEFVDGKFTDPEVQARYEKYLKKKAKQGKTPREPLDWKETSDRMAKIRNQGRQYELERLEDFKKIATDVEEQITIDVEAPDGEIVRTRVDAMGYDKETGQLLIQEYKSSATAPLTPNQKKAFQLIKDGANAHVVGKGKGVFRGGFEIPPGTEIPVIRPD, encoded by the coding sequence ATGAGTGATGGATTTTACGTCGATGTAGAAGAACTATATAATGTTTTTGAGGGGCTTCAATCGCAGTCAGAAAAAATAATTGCCAGCTTGGAGACTGCTAAAAGCTCTTATAATTCTGTTATTACTTCTAATTCTATGTACGGAGATGTGGGGCAAGCTATCGCTGGTGAGATTAATAGTTCGCATAATATGCTGCTAATCCAACTAAAGGATCTTCTTTATAGCCTGCAAAGTGACTTTTCTAAGGAAGTAGAGAGTTTTCAATCAGCGACTGGCGAGAAGTCAAGTACAGCGATAATTAGCCATAGTTATTTGAAGTCTACAAGCGAATATTTTGATACCCTAAAAGGTGAGATTGATCAAATTAGAAAAACAATTAACAGCGCAACGGATAGCGTCAGTGACCTAGTCTCTGTGACCAGCGATGCTAAGAACTATGAATATTTTGGTGGCAATCTCTCCAATGCTAAGGATGTAGTAACCAATACAATAGAAAAAGTTTCTGCTTGGGATAGCCAGGGTACTGCTCTAACAACTGAAACCAGTCTTCAGAATCTTCAAGAATTGCTAGGCCAACTGCACCAGACAGATGGGCTTGACTATAGCGATCCCATCATTAGTCAAGTAGTCAATAATCTTTCTCCTATGGCAGATAAGGTCAAGGAGATTGATGATCAGATAGATGAGAGTGTCCAGAAAGCCAAGTTAGAGGCACAAAAAGCCAAGGAATTGGAAGAAAAGGAAAGGGATCGAATAGAAAAAGATTGGCGTCTTCATCACCCGATTCAAGCAACACTACGAGATTGGCGTAAGGGGCTTTCCGATGGCTTAGATAGTATGACTAACTGGATGAAGGATGATCCTAACTGGAAATGGTTAAAAGGTTTTGGAGATGCAGCCTTTGGGGCTGTAGGGGATGCAGTTTTTGGAGTTGCGGAGTTTGGCGTTGATCTTGTTCAATATTCCACTGAAGGTGTGATATTAGGCTATAATTCTCTCACGGGAAATGAGACTCCACAGTGGATGAAGGATGATTTACAAGGTGGGATAGAGACTTTTGGGCACGTTTTTCTAAATACGCTTGGAAATGTGTTTGGATTGGTCACAATGATTCCAGAAGTGAATAATCTGATTAATGACCTAGACGACAGTACTCGAGATGGTAGTATTATGGGAGCGATTCTCCATGATGTGCGTCATGCAAAAGATTTGAAGCAGCAACCGATTCGTGATAAAATCAATCTAGTTGGTAAGTTTTCAGGCTACGAGAGCGGTCATGCGGCAGGTGAAATCGTTAGTGAAATTGTTTCATGGATTGGTCCTGCTAAGTTAGCTAAGATGGCTGGTGGGAGCAAGCTAGTCAGCCGTTTGGCTCAGGCGCCCAAGATTCAGAAGGGAATGTCTTATTTTAGAAAAGCTCGCACAGCGCTGTCTAACAGTCATCTGGGTAAGTTGGCTCGGGAAAGCTATGGCGCGACCAAGGACTTCTTTACTAGTCGTTTAGGGAATCTATGGGATGACTTTAGCCGCAAGAAGTTCGCCTTTGCGGGCTTGGATAAATTCCGTTATGGGGATGATATCGGTAAGCACACAGCTCGACTGTACCAGAGTACGAGTGAAGGAGCAGAGTATCAACGCATACGTCGAGGTCTCTATAGCGAGGCAGCTGAGCATGGAGATGATGTAGCCAAAGGACTGGAAGAATTTGTGGACGGTAAATTTACTGATCCTGAAGTTCAGGCTCGATATGAAAAATATCTTAAGAAAAAAGCAAAACAAGGAAAGACACCTCGTGAACCCCTGGATTGGAAAGAGACTTCTGATCGAATGGCTAAAATACGCAACCAAGGTCGTCAGTACGAACTAGAAAGACTGGAAGACTTCAAGAAAATTGCTACTGATGTTGAGGAACAAATAACGATTGACGTCGAGGCTCCCGATGGTGAAATTGTTCGTACTCGAGTTGATGCAATGGGGTATGATAAGGAAACCGGTCAGTTATTGATTCAAGAGTATAAATCCTCTGCTACTGCTCCTCTTACTCCAAACCAAAAAAAAGCATTTCAATTGATTAAAGATGGTGCTAATGCTCATGTTGTTGGTAAAGGGAAAGGTGTATTTAGAGGTGGCTTCGAAATTCCACCTGGAACTGAAATACCAGTTATAAGACCAGATTAG
- a CDS encoding HNH endonuclease signature motif containing protein produces MNRATILQSNLKSHGLSETDIQKLKDGFVPKGYQVHHELPLDDSGTNDFSNLVLIKNDPYHKVITNYQNSIVRTMKIGESKEVLWPIIGKNIYN; encoded by the coding sequence ATGAATCGAGCTACAATTTTACAGAGTAATTTGAAATCTCATGGGCTTAGTGAAACGGATATTCAGAAGTTGAAAGATGGATTTGTGCCGAAAGGTTATCAAGTGCACCATGAATTGCCACTCGATGATAGTGGAACCAACGACTTTAGCAATTTGGTCTTGATAAAGAATGACCCTTACCATAAAGTTATTACCAATTATCAAAACAGTATTGTTAGAACAATGAAAATCGGGGAAAGTAAGGAAGTTTTGTGGCCAATCATTGGAAAAAACATATATAATTAG
- a CDS encoding DNA/RNA non-specific endonuclease: MDGKVPKPNVVYEAGEHRYLYRTDEVGRIDRAYAEDLQLKLHEDRLRHNFNTLDKEIGDHAEHIFGDLFGGSPELDNLVSQAKDVNLKEYCRIERDWADALKSNPPKKVEVDIKINYEGSSMRPTSFEVNYKIDGIEYFEEIPNINR, translated from the coding sequence ATGGATGGAAAAGTTCCTAAACCTAATGTGGTATATGAGGCTGGAGAACATCGCTATCTTTATCGTACTGATGAGGTGGGTCGTATCGATCGGGCTTATGCCGAAGATTTACAATTAAAACTCCATGAAGATAGATTACGCCATAACTTCAATACTCTAGATAAAGAAATCGGGGATCATGCAGAGCATATCTTCGGAGATTTGTTTGGTGGATCACCCGAGTTGGATAACCTTGTTTCACAAGCTAAAGATGTCAATCTAAAAGAATATTGTCGTATTGAACGTGATTGGGCAGATGCTTTAAAATCAAATCCACCAAAGAAAGTTGAAGTAGATATTAAGATTAACTACGAGGGATCTTCAATGAGGCCAACTAGCTTTGAAGTTAATTATAAGATTGATGGTATAGAGTATTTTGAAGAAATTCCTAATATAAACAGATAA
- a CDS encoding PoNe immunity protein domain-containing protein produces MFRDKYKDKEYFGKRLNFNSKTFERRERQDHRERVLPQYLNRYYLSQSSYSEKLLRINYSLGNSLDEVFKWFKISLNYYQKYYQTKGSIYTLIDYLSLAVLFEDRKEEFIEDVEKIFSKYQSFVDAGEQFEEGYIDTLAIYLLDGRVENFRSHLEYLNMIGNDADSVIEAQKFWYYAHSEASWYDTHETDDAYYGYWSFDTAALCKMRGIYDERFKDLDFFPYDLLVQEDR; encoded by the coding sequence ATGTTTAGAGACAAATATAAAGACAAAGAGTATTTTGGGAAAAGGTTAAATTTTAATTCGAAAACATTTGAGAGGAGAGAGAGGCAAGACCATAGAGAACGTGTCTTACCACAATATCTAAATAGATATTACCTATCACAGTCAAGTTACTCTGAGAAGTTATTGCGAATAAATTATTCACTAGGAAACTCGTTAGATGAAGTGTTTAAGTGGTTTAAAATTAGTCTCAATTATTATCAGAAATACTATCAAACTAAAGGAAGTATTTATACACTGATTGATTACCTCTCATTAGCTGTTCTATTTGAAGACCGTAAGGAAGAATTTATTGAGGATGTAGAAAAGATTTTCAGTAAGTATCAGTCCTTTGTAGATGCAGGTGAGCAGTTTGAAGAAGGCTACATTGATACATTAGCTATCTATTTATTAGACGGCCGAGTAGAGAATTTCCGTTCCCATCTAGAGTATCTCAATATGATTGGGAATGATGCGGATAGTGTTATTGAAGCACAGAAGTTCTGGTACTATGCCCATTCAGAAGCCTCATGGTATGACACGCATGAGACAGATGATGCTTATTACGGCTATTGGAGTTTTGATACCGCTGCCCTTTGCAAGATGAGGGGTATCTACGATGAACGATTCAAAGATTTAGATTTTTTCCCATACGACCTCTTGGTTCAGGAAGATAGATAA
- a CDS encoding DUF6572 domain-containing protein — MSVFETDQIDTMGVVNGNLELLIIDTCNWEFEEEHFELLEDKLNNYLLYLDTKQYVPKYGDDFDKIIISIHFMYNLVENAVKFLNVVSQQLAESGYTLHIHLPE, encoded by the coding sequence ATGAGTGTATTCGAAACAGACCAAATCGACACAATGGGTGTTGTAAATGGCAACTTGGAGTTATTGATTATTGATACCTGTAACTGGGAATTTGAAGAAGAGCATTTTGAGTTGCTTGAGGATAAGCTCAATAATTACCTTCTTTATCTGGATACCAAGCAATATGTACCGAAATACGGAGATGATTTTGATAAGATTATTATATCCATTCATTTCATGTATAATTTAGTAGAAAATGCAGTAAAATTCTTAAATGTAGTTTCTCAACAACTTGCTGAAAGTGGCTATACTCTCCATATCCATCTTCCAGAATAG
- the sufB gene encoding Fe-S cluster assembly protein SufB — translation MKERDYAFGFHDDVKPLFSTGKGLTEEVVREISEIKNEPQWMLDYRLRSLELFHKLPMPDFGPDLTGIRFDDVIYYQKLSGDRARSWDEVPEEIKKTFDRLGIPEAEKRFLSGAVAQYESEVVYHNMKEEFAKLGIIFTDTDTAVQEYPDLVKQYFGTVISNAEHKFSALNSAVWSGGTFIYVPKNVQCQVPVQTYFRINGENAGQFERSLMIIEEGGSIQYIEGCTAPTYTSNSLHAANVEIIVKKDAFFRYTTIQNWSDNVYNLVTERGIVEEGGTLEWIDGNLGSKVNMKYPCSILNGRNARTSVLSMSFANYGQHLDAGCKVFHNAPKTSSTLISKSVAKDGGKTDYRGQVRFGKNSAGSKSHIECDTILMDGESSSDTIPFNEIHNSNVALEHEAKVSKVSEDQLYYLMSRGISEEEATAMIINGFMEPITKELPMEYAVELNKLINMSMEGSVG, via the coding sequence ATGAAAGAACGCGACTATGCCTTTGGCTTTCATGATGATGTCAAGCCGCTCTTTTCGACTGGTAAAGGCCTGACAGAAGAAGTCGTTCGAGAAATCTCAGAAATCAAGAATGAGCCCCAGTGGATGCTGGACTATCGTCTGCGCTCCTTGGAACTCTTTCATAAGTTACCCATGCCCGACTTTGGCCCTGATTTGACAGGGATTCGCTTTGATGATGTTATCTATTATCAAAAGCTAAGCGGTGATCGGGCTCGCAGTTGGGACGAAGTTCCAGAAGAGATTAAGAAAACCTTTGACCGCTTGGGAATTCCAGAAGCCGAGAAGCGCTTTCTATCTGGAGCGGTGGCCCAGTATGAATCTGAAGTGGTTTACCACAATATGAAGGAAGAGTTTGCCAAGCTGGGGATTATCTTCACTGACACGGATACGGCTGTTCAGGAATATCCGGACTTGGTCAAGCAGTATTTTGGTACTGTGATTTCAAATGCTGAGCATAAATTCTCTGCTCTTAATAGTGCAGTTTGGTCCGGCGGAACCTTTATCTATGTGCCTAAGAACGTCCAGTGCCAAGTTCCTGTTCAGACCTATTTTCGTATTAATGGGGAGAATGCCGGCCAGTTTGAGCGCTCCTTGATGATTATTGAGGAGGGCGGCTCCATCCAGTATATCGAGGGTTGTACAGCACCAACTTACACAAGCAATAGTCTTCATGCTGCAAATGTCGAAATCATTGTCAAAAAGGATGCCTTTTTCCGCTATACGACCATTCAAAACTGGTCGGACAATGTCTATAACCTCGTAACGGAGCGGGGGATTGTTGAAGAAGGCGGAACCTTGGAGTGGATTGATGGTAACTTAGGCAGCAAGGTCAATATGAAATATCCCTGTAGCATTCTTAATGGCCGAAATGCACGGACTTCTGTCCTCTCTATGTCCTTTGCCAACTATGGTCAGCACTTAGATGCGGGCTGCAAGGTTTTTCATAATGCGCCCAAGACTTCCAGTACCTTAATTTCTAAATCAGTGGCCAAGGATGGTGGCAAGACAGACTATCGTGGTCAGGTTCGCTTTGGCAAGAATAGCGCTGGCTCCAAATCTCATATCGAGTGCGATACCATTCTGATGGATGGTGAGTCCAGTTCCGACACCATTCCTTTTAATGAAATCCATAATTCAAATGTCGCGCTAGAGCATGAAGCCAAGGTTTCAAAAGTGTCTGAGGATCAGCTCTACTACCTAATGAGCCGAGGAATAAGCGAAGAAGAAGCCACAGCTATGATTATCAACGGATTTATGGAACCCATTACTAAGGAACTTCCAATGGAATACGCCGTCGAACTCAACAAACTCATCAACATGAGTATGGAAGGCTCAGTTGGTTAA
- a CDS encoding Imm6 family immunity protein — translation MIDTYFMLIYSEAILSQMKTQYKPQIRAVLDDCWSFLENKDKTGKELYTLLDDGTDFNGLFIYMQLDEDETNVPSWDNISYAVGSTAKEAYLFDNQKQLPPPLENIDSNLIELFIENLKEINIDFYNHVEEVKNFVQSDSSPSKVDALKELGKLELV, via the coding sequence ATGATTGATACTTATTTTATGCTAATTTATTCAGAGGCTATTCTTAGTCAGATGAAAACGCAATACAAGCCTCAAATTCGAGCCGTCTTGGATGATTGCTGGAGTTTTTTGGAAAACAAAGATAAAACAGGAAAAGAACTCTATACTTTATTGGATGATGGGACAGATTTTAATGGACTTTTTATCTATATGCAATTAGATGAGGATGAAACTAACGTTCCATCATGGGATAATATTAGCTATGCAGTTGGCTCGACGGCTAAAGAAGCTTACTTGTTTGATAATCAGAAGCAACTGCCTCCCCCTTTGGAAAATATTGATTCAAATTTAATAGAACTATTTATTGAAAACTTAAAAGAAATTAATATAGATTTTTATAATCATGTTGAGGAAGTGAAAAATTTTGTGCAAAGTGACTCATCGCCTTCAAAAGTTGATGCTTTGAAAGAACTAGGAAAATTAGAACTGGTATAA
- a CDS encoding type B 50S ribosomal protein L31 — translation MRKDIHPEYRPVVFMDTSTGYQFLSGSTKRSNETVEFEGETYPLIRVEISSDSHPFYTGRQKFTQADGRVDRFNKKYGLK, via the coding sequence ATGAGAAAAGATATTCATCCAGAATACCGCCCAGTTGTCTTCATGGACACTTCTACCGGCTACCAGTTCCTTAGTGGTTCAACTAAGCGTTCAAACGAAACAGTTGAATTCGAAGGGGAAACTTACCCATTGATCCGTGTAGAAATTTCATCAGACTCACACCCATTCTACACTGGACGCCAAAAGTTCACTCAAGCAGATGGACGTGTGGATCGTTTCAACAAAAAATACGGTCTCAAATAA
- a CDS encoding chorismate mutase, translating into MTLEEIRQEIDQVDDAIVALLEQRMNLVGQVVALKKLTGAAVLDSKREDVIFARVADKVENKDYKETVVATFSDILKRSREFQNKNI; encoded by the coding sequence ATGACGTTAGAAGAAATCAGACAGGAAATTGATCAAGTTGATGATGCAATCGTTGCCCTGCTGGAGCAACGAATGAATCTGGTTGGCCAAGTCGTAGCTTTAAAAAAATTAACAGGCGCAGCTGTCTTGGATAGCAAGAGAGAAGATGTGATTTTTGCCAGAGTGGCGGATAAGGTTGAAAACAAAGACTATAAGGAAACTGTTGTCGCGACCTTTTCTGACATTTTAAAACGTTCGCGTGAATTTCAGAATAAAAATATCTAA
- the rplS gene encoding 50S ribosomal protein L19, which produces MNPLIQSLTEGQLRTDIPAFRPGDTVRVHAKVVEGTRERIQIFEGVVIARKGAGISETYTVRKISNGIGVERTFPIHTPRVDKIEVVRYGKVRRAKLYYLRALQGKAARIKEIRR; this is translated from the coding sequence ATGAATCCATTAATCCAAAGCTTGACTGAAGGTCAACTTCGTACTGACATCCCTGCATTCCGTCCTGGTGACACTGTCCGAGTTCACGCAAAAGTTGTCGAAGGAACTCGCGAACGTATCCAGATCTTTGAAGGTGTGGTTATCGCTCGTAAAGGTGCTGGTATCTCAGAAACTTACACCGTTCGTAAGATCTCTAATGGTATCGGTGTTGAACGTACTTTCCCAATCCACACTCCACGTGTTGACAAGATTGAAGTCGTTCGTTACGGTAAAGTCCGTCGTGCTAAATTGTACTACCTTCGTGCATTGCAAGGTAAGGCAGCGCGTATCAAAGAAATTCGCCGTTAA
- a CDS encoding flavodoxin produces MTLAKIVFASMTGNTEEIADIVADKLRDLDVEVEVDECTTVDAEDFLEADIAIVATYTYGDGELPDEMMDFYEDLSGLDLSGKVYGVVGSGDTFYDEFCKAVDDFDAAFAATGAVKGAESVKVDLSAEDDDIARLEAFAEGLVNKV; encoded by the coding sequence ATGACCTTAGCGAAAATTGTATTTGCCAGCATGACTGGAAACACCGAGGAAATTGCTGATATTGTGGCGGATAAGCTAAGAGACCTGGATGTAGAAGTTGAAGTGGACGAGTGCACCACTGTCGATGCAGAAGATTTCTTGGAAGCAGATATTGCGATTGTAGCGACCTATACCTATGGTGATGGTGAGCTGCCTGATGAGATGATGGACTTCTACGAAGACTTGTCTGGTTTGGATTTGTCTGGCAAGGTCTACGGAGTGGTCGGTTCGGGCGATACTTTCTATGATGAATTCTGCAAGGCTGTTGATGACTTTGATGCTGCCTTTGCTGCTACAGGAGCGGTGAAGGGGGCAGAAAGCGTTAAAGTAGACCTATCTGCAGAAGATGATGATATTGCGCGCTTGGAAGCTTTTGCAGAAGGCTTGGTTAATAAAGTTTAA